From Natronospira bacteriovora, one genomic window encodes:
- a CDS encoding LPS-assembly lipoprotein LptE: MKRLLTYFLLLTALGLVTACGWQLRGAPSLPDEMSVIYIDTRNPHGRLARELTRLLDSGDARVTRKRDEATAVLRILDTSSQRRVLSVNLAGRPEEIRVIYRVEFDVRSARGETLIERQRMVLNRDISTDPADPLGASQEASRLAQALEEEIVQSVVLRIQALARNLPENDNGPTK, from the coding sequence GTGAAGCGACTACTGACGTACTTTCTGCTCCTGACAGCGCTTGGCCTTGTCACTGCCTGCGGCTGGCAGCTGCGCGGTGCGCCCAGCCTGCCGGATGAAATGTCGGTGATCTACATCGACACCCGCAACCCCCACGGCCGCCTCGCCCGCGAACTCACCCGCCTGCTCGACAGCGGCGACGCCCGCGTCACCCGCAAGCGGGACGAAGCCACCGCCGTGCTGCGCATCCTGGACACCAGCTCCCAGCGCCGGGTGCTCTCGGTCAACCTTGCCGGCCGCCCGGAAGAGATCCGCGTCATCTATCGGGTGGAATTCGACGTGCGCAGCGCCCGGGGCGAGACCCTCATCGAACGCCAGCGCATGGTCCTCAACCGCGACATCAGCACCGACCCCGCCGACCCCCTCGGCGCCAGCCAGGAAGCCAGCCGCCTCGCCCAGGCCCTGGAAGAAGAAATCGTCCAATCCGTCGTCCTCCGCATCCAGGCCCTCGCCCGCAACCTGCCCGAGAACGACAACGGACCAACGAAATAA
- the lnt gene encoding apolipoprotein N-acyltransferase: MRILEWARRPRQESLLSLAAGAVMVLSFAPFGLWPLAVVGLVAAFWLWNGHGPRRAFWLGWLFGVGLFGAGTYWLYETLVFFGNVPLPLAIAMMVALVCFLALYPALVAYLAARLAPAPDWRRELVLLPALWGFSEWFRGWFLSGFPWLSVGYSQTDSVMAGFAPVVGIYGLGFLLALSAGLILQFLRHHRRARLPAAAAFLALWLGGLGLQQLEWSQADGEPQLAALVQGNVPQERKWLPEEREPTIELYQSLSEPYWGKVDVIIWPEAALPVLYHQVRQRVLEPMTRRSQETGTEVLMGILSQDRDGQFYNNILQLDEEHRFYAKHQLVPFGEFFPVPDFVREWMRVLSMPYSDFERGGRDQPLLDIGGRPMGASICYEDAFPRVIRPPFPEAGLLVNVSNDAWFGESIAPHQHLQIARMRSIETRREMLRATNTGISAIIDHRGKVRERYEQFRTGTLVGEYQFRTGATPFVLTGNWINVPVFLGLIGWIGWRRRKG, from the coding sequence ATGCGCATTCTGGAATGGGCCCGCCGGCCGCGACAGGAATCTCTGCTCAGTCTGGCCGCCGGTGCGGTGATGGTGCTGAGCTTTGCGCCCTTCGGGCTGTGGCCGCTGGCGGTGGTGGGCCTGGTGGCGGCCTTCTGGCTGTGGAACGGGCATGGGCCGCGGCGGGCCTTCTGGCTGGGCTGGCTGTTCGGGGTGGGGCTGTTCGGTGCCGGCACCTACTGGCTGTACGAGACCCTGGTGTTCTTCGGCAATGTGCCGCTGCCGCTGGCCATTGCCATGATGGTGGCGCTGGTGTGCTTTCTGGCCCTGTACCCGGCCCTGGTGGCCTATCTGGCGGCGCGCCTGGCGCCGGCGCCGGACTGGCGGCGGGAGCTGGTGCTGCTGCCGGCCCTGTGGGGCTTTTCCGAGTGGTTCCGGGGCTGGTTCCTGTCAGGCTTTCCCTGGCTGTCGGTGGGCTACAGCCAGACCGACAGTGTGATGGCGGGCTTTGCGCCGGTGGTGGGCATCTATGGCCTGGGCTTTCTGCTGGCGCTCTCCGCCGGGCTGATCCTTCAGTTTCTGCGTCATCACCGCCGGGCACGCCTGCCGGCGGCGGCCGCCTTTCTGGCCCTGTGGCTGGGCGGCCTTGGCCTGCAGCAGCTGGAATGGAGCCAGGCGGATGGCGAGCCGCAGCTGGCCGCCCTGGTGCAGGGCAATGTACCCCAGGAGCGCAAGTGGCTGCCGGAGGAGCGCGAGCCCACCATTGAGCTGTACCAGAGCCTGAGCGAGCCCTACTGGGGCAAGGTGGATGTGATCATCTGGCCGGAGGCGGCCCTGCCGGTGCTTTATCACCAGGTACGCCAGCGGGTGCTGGAACCCATGACCCGGCGTTCGCAGGAGACCGGCACCGAGGTGCTGATGGGCATTCTCAGCCAGGACCGGGACGGGCAGTTCTACAACAACATCCTGCAGCTGGATGAGGAACACCGCTTCTATGCCAAGCACCAGCTGGTGCCCTTTGGCGAGTTCTTCCCGGTGCCGGATTTCGTGCGCGAGTGGATGCGGGTGCTGAGCATGCCCTATTCCGATTTCGAGCGCGGTGGGCGGGATCAGCCGCTGCTGGATATTGGCGGGCGGCCGATGGGCGCCTCCATCTGTTATGAGGATGCGTTTCCCCGGGTGATTCGCCCGCCCTTCCCCGAGGCCGGCCTGCTGGTGAACGTGAGCAACGATGCCTGGTTCGGTGAGTCCATCGCCCCGCACCAGCATCTGCAGATTGCCCGCATGCGCAGCATTGAAACCCGCCGGGAGATGCTGCGGGCCACCAATACGGGTATCTCGGCGATCATTGATCACCGCGGCAAGGTGCGCGAGCGCTATGAGCAGTTTCGTACCGGGACGCTGGTGGGGGAATATCAGTTCCGCACCGGGGCCACGCCGTTTGTGCTGACGGGGAACTGGATTAATGTGCCGGTGTTTTTGGGGTTGATTGGGTGGATTGGATGGCGGCGTAGGAAAGGCTGA
- a CDS encoding MAPEG family protein, translating into MSHSVIALIGIIGWTFLLIFINELMRSWLVLARRKDPGTFQPDGLDVSPFAHRLARAHANCYESFPLIGGVLLLAIATGHTAITDTLALWLLAARIIQSSIHLASISGPAVTARFVFYFIQLLIVGWWLIGFACEYLV; encoded by the coding sequence ATGAGTCATTCCGTTATCGCCCTGATCGGCATCATCGGCTGGACCTTCCTGCTCATCTTCATCAACGAGCTCATGCGCTCCTGGCTCGTGCTCGCCCGCCGCAAGGACCCCGGCACCTTCCAGCCCGACGGCCTGGACGTCTCGCCCTTCGCCCACCGTCTGGCGCGCGCCCACGCCAACTGTTATGAAAGCTTTCCCCTGATCGGCGGTGTTCTCCTGCTGGCCATCGCCACCGGCCACACCGCCATCACCGACACCCTGGCCCTCTGGCTGCTCGCCGCCCGCATCATCCAGTCCAGCATCCACCTGGCCTCCATCTCCGGCCCCGCCGTCACCGCCCGCTTCGTCTTCTACTTCATCCAGCTCCTGATCGTCGGTTGGTGGCTGATCGGCTTCGCCTGCGAATATCTCGTCTAG
- a CDS encoding bifunctional aminoglycoside phosphotransferase/ATP-binding protein — translation MPNPEAALDIEALKNPDCYPHPVASVETIETHGNWILLAGDYAYKIKKPVDLGFMDFSTLEKRRFSCEEEIRLNCRLAPAIYHEVLGITGSPEAPRMSGEGEPFEYAVQMTRFDNEQRLDRCLARGELSAEALDRLAEDIAAFHADAPNTVADTADTAEGNNRYGDPDALHEMSADNFRDCRRLLPEGDQALLSEVEALSEARFQQLAETLAARQQQGHVRECHGDLHLANLVFHEGRIQAFDCIEFNPDFRWIDTANEAAFLTMDLKYRGRPDLASRWLNAYLEASGDHQAVPLLGFFEAYRAMIRAKVTLIRASQHPGSEEAAREEAAARDYIQLAHDSLKPGRGRIIIMMGLSASGKSHIARQLVQALPALRLRSDVERKRLFGLDTLADTRAEIDSGIYTPEASRQTYQRLADLARLIASAGYTVIVDATFLQKPHRERFRQLAADNKLGFTILHTGAPLEVLEARIRQRQAHGTDPSEADITVLHAQRDEIEALSEAEASHSLTIDTTRPTDIKAVSRRIRAMD, via the coding sequence ATGCCAAACCCCGAAGCGGCTCTGGATATCGAAGCCCTGAAAAACCCGGACTGCTACCCCCACCCCGTGGCATCGGTGGAGACCATCGAAACCCACGGTAACTGGATCCTGCTGGCCGGGGACTACGCCTACAAGATCAAGAAGCCGGTGGATCTGGGCTTCATGGATTTCTCCACCCTGGAAAAGCGCCGCTTCAGCTGCGAAGAGGAAATCCGCCTCAACTGCCGTTTGGCGCCGGCGATCTACCATGAGGTGCTGGGCATCACCGGCTCCCCCGAGGCGCCCCGCATGAGCGGGGAGGGCGAGCCCTTCGAATACGCCGTCCAGATGACCCGCTTCGACAATGAGCAGCGCCTGGATCGCTGCCTCGCCCGCGGCGAGCTGTCAGCCGAGGCCCTCGACCGCCTGGCCGAAGACATCGCCGCCTTCCACGCCGATGCCCCCAACACCGTGGCGGACACCGCCGACACCGCCGAAGGCAATAACCGCTACGGCGACCCCGACGCACTCCACGAAATGAGCGCCGACAACTTCCGCGACTGTCGCCGCCTGCTGCCGGAAGGCGACCAGGCCCTGCTCTCGGAAGTGGAGGCCCTGAGCGAGGCCCGCTTCCAGCAACTGGCCGAAACCCTCGCCGCCCGCCAACAGCAGGGCCACGTCCGTGAATGCCACGGTGACTTGCACCTGGCCAACCTGGTCTTCCACGAGGGCCGCATCCAGGCCTTCGACTGCATCGAATTCAACCCGGACTTTCGCTGGATCGACACCGCCAACGAAGCCGCCTTCCTCACCATGGACCTCAAGTACCGGGGCCGCCCGGACCTGGCCAGCCGCTGGCTCAACGCCTACCTGGAAGCCTCCGGTGACCACCAGGCCGTCCCCCTGCTGGGCTTTTTCGAGGCCTACCGCGCCATGATCCGCGCCAAGGTCACCCTGATCCGGGCCAGCCAGCACCCCGGCAGCGAGGAAGCCGCCCGGGAAGAAGCCGCCGCCCGCGACTACATCCAGCTCGCACACGACAGCCTCAAACCCGGCCGGGGCCGCATCATCATCATGATGGGGCTCTCCGCCAGCGGAAAGAGCCACATCGCCCGGCAACTTGTCCAGGCCCTGCCGGCCCTGCGTCTGCGCTCAGACGTGGAGCGCAAGCGCCTCTTCGGCCTCGACACCCTGGCCGACACCCGCGCCGAGATCGACAGCGGCATCTACACCCCCGAAGCCAGCCGCCAGACCTACCAGCGCCTGGCCGACCTGGCCCGGCTCATCGCCAGCGCCGGCTACACCGTCATCGTCGATGCCACCTTCCTCCAGAAACCTCACCGCGAGCGCTTCCGCCAGCTCGCCGCCGACAACAAGCTCGGCTTCACCATCCTCCACACCGGCGCCCCACTGGAGGTCCTGGAAGCCCGCATCCGCCAACGCCAGGCCCACGGCACCGACCCCTCCGAAGCCGACATCACCGTCCTCCACGCCCAGCGAGATGAAATTGAAGCATTGAGCGAAGCCGAGGCTAGCCACAGCCTCACCATCGACACCACCCGGCCCACCGATATCAAAGCCGTTTCCCGCCGGATCCGGGCCATGGATTGA
- a CDS encoding DUF1428 domain-containing protein: MSRYVDGFVLAVPKANLEAYRKMAEEAGKVWMEHGALEYIECVGDDVQPGKVTSFPQAVQLKDDEVVIFSWIVYKSRQQRDEINEKVMKDSRIAGYKPEDMPFDGMRMFWGGFETVVEL, translated from the coding sequence ATGAGTCGCTATGTGGATGGTTTTGTGTTGGCCGTACCGAAGGCCAATCTTGAAGCGTATCGGAAGATGGCGGAAGAGGCCGGCAAGGTGTGGATGGAGCACGGTGCCCTGGAGTATATCGAATGCGTCGGCGACGATGTTCAGCCGGGCAAGGTCACTTCGTTCCCTCAGGCGGTGCAGCTCAAGGACGACGAGGTCGTGATCTTTTCCTGGATCGTCTACAAGTCGAGGCAGCAACGCGACGAAATCAACGAGAAGGTCATGAAGGACTCGCGCATTGCCGGCTACAAGCCTGAAGACATGCCATTTGACGGCATGCGCATGTTCTGGGGTGGATTCGAGACAGTAGTGGAGCTTTGA
- a CDS encoding dihydrofolate reductase family protein, producing the protein MRKLIASAFVSLDGVVQAPGGPDEDPAEGFAYGGWMFGYFDEAMALSGSGFDGKDRELVLGRRTYEIFEAYWPNQPDDNPVARTFNSTKKHVASRTLKTLHWKNSVLLGNDAAQAIAVLKTQAGRDLQIIGSSNLIQSLQAASLIDEYHLWTFPVVLGRGKRLFEAGAKPGALRLVSSRTSSTGVVMSAYIPAGDIQLGSLG; encoded by the coding sequence ATGAGAAAGCTGATTGCCTCGGCGTTCGTTTCGCTTGACGGTGTGGTGCAGGCACCCGGCGGGCCGGACGAGGATCCGGCGGAAGGCTTTGCCTACGGCGGCTGGATGTTCGGTTACTTTGATGAAGCCATGGCCCTGTCGGGAAGTGGCTTTGACGGCAAAGACCGTGAACTGGTGCTCGGGCGCCGGACTTATGAAATCTTTGAGGCGTATTGGCCGAACCAGCCGGATGATAATCCCGTCGCCCGAACATTCAATTCAACAAAAAAGCATGTTGCCTCGAGAACATTGAAAACACTGCACTGGAAGAACTCGGTGTTGCTGGGCAATGACGCGGCTCAAGCGATCGCCGTGCTCAAGACGCAGGCCGGTCGGGATCTCCAGATCATCGGCAGCAGCAATCTGATCCAGTCGCTGCAGGCGGCGTCCCTGATTGATGAGTACCACCTGTGGACCTTCCCGGTGGTTCTGGGTCGTGGCAAGCGGCTGTTCGAGGCCGGCGCGAAACCGGGCGCCCTGCGTCTTGTCAGTTCACGTACTTCAAGTACCGGTGTTGTCATGAGCGCTTACATCCCGGCTGGCGACATCCAGCTTGGGTCTCTGGGATGA
- a CDS encoding dihydrofolate reductase family protein, which produces MRPLRYSINITLDGCCDHQAVIPSEELHHHAAAGIARADALLFGREIYEMMEAAWRPVAETGIRPDWMPDWMEPFARTIHAARKYVVSSTLERVDWNAELVRGDLREAVQKLKQEPGNGLVTGGVTLPFALAELGLIDEYEFIVHPRLVGHGPSLFAGLSRHLDLKLVGRLELGSGAVALRYRPEHQESPG; this is translated from the coding sequence ATGCGACCCCTTCGATATTCCATCAATATCACATTGGATGGATGCTGCGACCATCAGGCGGTCATCCCGAGTGAGGAGCTGCATCACCATGCAGCGGCAGGCATCGCCCGGGCCGATGCACTCCTTTTCGGGCGGGAAATCTACGAGATGATGGAGGCGGCGTGGCGGCCGGTGGCTGAGACGGGAATCCGGCCAGACTGGATGCCCGACTGGATGGAACCCTTTGCCCGCACAATCCATGCTGCAAGGAAGTATGTCGTATCCAGCACCCTGGAGCGGGTTGATTGGAACGCGGAGCTTGTGCGTGGGGATTTGAGGGAGGCGGTTCAAAAGCTCAAGCAGGAACCGGGCAACGGTCTGGTTACGGGCGGCGTGACGCTGCCGTTTGCGTTGGCGGAGCTGGGATTGATTGATGAGTACGAGTTCATTGTGCATCCCAGGCTGGTAGGCCATGGGCCCAGCCTGTTTGCGGGGTTATCACGACATCTCGACTTGAAGCTCGTGGGCCGGCTGGAGCTCGGTTCGGGCGCGGTGGCACTGCGCTACCGGCCGGAACACCAAGAATCGCCAGGCTAG